The genomic stretch TactctcataaaattttatttttagctgagctggttgtagaacgtaaccgtagtgattgataatattttttccctgggaaaagatgtttgtgTCATAACTTCGCAAGGCCTatcaatgaagtaagaaaaaaaggtttacattgtgtgttccatagtttattttaatgtatcaacgaattatgaccaaaattttcatcaaatagtaaTTAGTAGTAGTAGCATTGATCCTTATgagattgtcaatgttttggtcaaagtgagCGTGGCTTGTCCCACCCAAGACCCACCCCCATTCCAGCCACACTTGGCTCCACGCTCAAAAACAGAGGTGCCCCCTCTAGATATTAACAACCTCCTTGATGGAATCCAATAGCAGCTGCTATACCTAGGTATCCCTCACTTCATAACAGTTTTTGCTTTAACATGACAGAGTCACAAAGATTGATTAGTTTAAGCAAACTTCTTCCTTTACGTCACCAACAGAATAAGTCATTGCTCTCATTCTACAAGGAAtaagcaaaaaaagaaaatattatattgtttacttcaatgtaattataaatttatagataataacaattttttattcttcgtcAAAACTTTCACGGGTACTTTTCATGTCAGTTAAAAAACTTATTAGGCTATGTTGCCATGTCAATTTTCAGGTAACCCCTACCAATATTGGCCACTTTTTAAAGGAAATCTGAGATTCTCTTGAAAAAGTGACAAGTGATTCTGAGATTTCTTGATTCTTGATTCTGAGAGGGAAAGGGAGAAAAATCATCAAATCaggaaacattggggccacccaaaaattaaatacatatccCAAAAagtttttcaactaaaataatCGTTTGGATAGATTAATTACCAAGCCATATCAGCACTACGAAGTGCAATTTTTAGATGATGTCTTCTGTCATATGTAATCTAATAAGTGATGATGAATTGATCATGGATGAATTGGAAATGATAAAGAAGCCCCAGAAAAGTCGGCCCAATGAAGCTCAACGTGTAAAGTATACCACATGCAATACACCTTTAGCTTAACACAAAATTTGCTCAACACTACAATTTTTAGGAGCATTCCTCTAGTGTCAAGAGGAGGAAAACCAATATATTCTATGCACATATCATCACTTATGCGTCATGGGAAAGGATACTTTGAGTACCACACCAAAAACATACTACAGGCATCCCCcaagttacgtaagagatgcgttccggcagactctgcgtaagtcgaaatttacgtaagtcgaacctttgcgttagtgcttcagagattgcgatcggcgcggtgaaattctcagcggagaaatgtacggtaaattctcggtgaagtttcattcaattcactgcgatattcatgaactctaccgcgttaTTCTTatgttattagatacaaaatcgataaacattaatatagtctgggagttgcatctcgagcattgccaatcaaaatgcgtaatattattcccagagttgaccgatcgcgtggatttgggaaaattaacgtaatcatttgaaatacggttattgcttacgtaagtacggatttacgtaagtcgagacatacgtaacccgggggatgcctgtaattaCCAAGGTTAGAGCCAGTAGAAATTTCCATGGTCAGTGGGTGAATTAAAAAAGAGGAATGTATTggaagataaatgtttacatatatgcattgattgatattttcaaatttttcatcaaaagggATAAATTTCCAAGTTCAAACAAATACGTTTTCAAGTTTGTGGCATGAATTCTCATTATTAGAGTGGAAATGTTTCAGTCCCAATGAATCCAAAAATACCTCATTCATGCCTCATTGCGTGTGCACTCTGCCCAGAGATTTCCATCAGCATCCTAACTTGTTAGAAAACACGAACAAAAAATATAACCTTTTCTAATTTAATTGATACATGCATTTGTGCATGTTCCATTCCAGTTCACCAATGCATTCATGATTCAACTGAATAAcatgtacatgttaatgtatggTGCGACCAGggcttgagaaaaataaaaaatggagcaATCTTGATTAAAAAAGATTTAGAATCATTTGCACCGTTCTCATAATAAGAGAAATCAATTatgccaaaattatttatgttaatcCTGTAAGTCTACCCAAACAGATCACAATCATAAATGCACTAGTTCCATAATTCAAATCACATAGTAACCTTCAAATGTACATCATCTCCTGAACAGGAAATAATTACTTTGaggaaaaattttcccatttcaatTTTGATTGAGTATCTATAAAAACATGTGACCATTAAGATTTTATATGTACAAGAAAATTGTATCCCAAGTACTGGCTGCAGTTTCCTAGTTGGTTGTTTTGTTTATATCATCTACTGGGGCACCTTTGTATCgtgaatatataaaaattttaaagtgatGAGAAGTATTTCTTCAATCATGAGAGATCTAGGAAATGAAATGCTTCATGAGGGGTGAATTGCCATTCTGTGAAATTATGTACATGGAGTCATCAATGTAAATAACAGATGAAGggtagtaaataaaatattttccttgtaatGAAACTTGATTTACTCATTAAAATTATTAGATTGGTCAAATCAAGACCTCCGTGGTATATAGGTAATCTCATCAGTATTTGTATTGCTCAACTCACTTTCTTGCTTTATGCACCTCAAGTTTAGCTAACATAGCATTGTTGTTAGCTTAATGAATTGTAATTATACAGATATATGACCATTTGCAATTACCAGTATTTAAGAAATGAATATGTACTTACAAGAAGAAAGACATGGAGTGCTTTAGctcacaaaataattttacatgataACTTATGCTCAGATATGTCATCAAAGTCAAAAAGGATTCACAAGACCAAGGTATTTCAGATGGTATGTAGGTAACCTTACAGCAAGCTTTGGCTAGTACCCACTATAGGAAGCTATTTCAAGCTTGGGTACATCTAGAGAAGCTATTTCAAGCCAGCGAGATCTATATTATTCAAACTTTACTTACTGTGAGCAAGTGTGATTATTTATCTCTGGGATAAactttattcttcattttataaGTTAATTTGCAATTTAGAGCATCAAGAAATTTGATATTAAATGGTACTTCAATTCCACAATATGCCACGCAATCAAATCAAGACATCACGAGCTCATATCCTTTGTGTGCAAGCTTATGTTAAGCTAGTCCTGACTGAAGGTATGATTCATTTAATGCTAAAAGCTTGAGAGTATGACCAGGAGGAAAATCCTTAAAAGCTTTTTAAATAGCATACCTTTTGTCTGCAAGCTTGAGCTTACAATACCATCTGATATctataaatttcatttccctgttaaggtaaattttttcatcagttatttcatgaaattttctggAAACAGACATTGAAACTTAcatagcaataatttttaggTTGAGTAGCTCCATAAAACAATGTTTGTATTTTTACATCCACTCCTTCCTCTCTTATTGAGGAGAAAACTATGGATAGATAGAAGGCCAATCCATCCACCTTGCAGAATAAAATTGAAGGCATTGCTTTCTCCAAGAATTAAGTTAAGCCTTTGAATGAATTTAAGTTcccaaaaaaaagttaaatgaatTGTGATTAATTAACCACAGTGTTAACATAACCATGTAGATTCATGGTATCCTTCTTTCAAGATGGATCAATTTATTCTTCTTTCGAATTACTTCAAAAAGTTTATTACGATTACAGTCGTGTTCTTATGACATTAAGTTAGATAGGTGGATTTTTCAGGAAGCCTAGACTATCATGGAGTACTTGGTTATACATATTGAAATTGCAAAACATACCAGTGCAATGACTATTTTTCATGTTTCAATGCAACAAGCACCAAATTCCCAATTTTTTGTAGCTTCTGTGATACTGACGCAAAGAAAATGGTTTGATGCTCATGGAatcataaaaaattgacaaaagcaTTTACCATGTTTTGAAGAGCTTGATCCTATTgagtaatattgaaaatttcctaAACATGAAATCCATCATAGAATGGCAAAAAAAGAAATGGTCACCGAAAAGATTTGATGAATCCTTCGTGGCAAGGATATTGGTgtgatgaaatattataaaaagccTTAGAAGCAGCCACTTGTTTCTCTGGTGGAAGGCACATCTTTGTCTTCAGAGAGCAAAAGAGGTACGAATCAAAGAAAATTCTGATTGGAATCTTTGTGCAAAAAACTTCCTACAAGGCATATTGAAAAACTTTTCCCTGACCTAAGGAAAGGTTTTCTTATGTCCTCATTCATCTGATGAGTCGtcatgataattatatttttttaacaatagtaATATATAGGGATGCACAGCATCACCCTCTCTGTAATCCTCCTGTCCCATATATCATCGAATAACACAGTACACCTGTCCACTCACTCTGTTTTTGGCTTTCACCACATTTTTTTGCAAAGCATCCTTGTGGCATTTATCATTGTGATATATTTTGTGCCCGCACTAACACTATGCTCTCAATGAACAGTTCTAGAAGAAGTTTTTTGTTCTACTAATACATGCCAAGGGTAGGGGAAACCTAATAATGTGAAGGGTTGAGTGGGAAGGCAGCCTCCGGTGGTCATATGGTCCCTGCAAAACGTGGCGTTGGAGTTGAACGGGATAAtgagggagggagggttggggACACTTTCTTCCTAGTGGGGCTGCAAGGCATTGCTGCTCGTACATGACTCCCTGAAGAACTGATACCATGGTATCCTTTACCAATAGAAAGAAGATGGGAATGAATGGTGAACATAGGACACAGAGGTTCAAAATTGTACATTAATGCATATCATCAATAACCATAACTGGTGCCAGATTCTATTTCATGTTTGTTAGAGTAACACCACCAGATCATAACGAAAGCAGATCAGAAATTGATAACCAATGCTCCAAGCTTTAATATTCCTTTCAATGAGTAATATTAGTGAACTCTAGTTAAggccatgattaaaaaaatggaagtatgCAAGCAATATATGGTATTTTACAATGATGTTACGGCATTCTGAAGAAACATAATCATGCCTCTAGTTATCTTAAGTGACGAAGAAGAATGCTTAAATGTGTAACTTCTTCCATTAAGGTATATTCTAAAActcctctattttttcataaatctgAGCTTTTGAGGCTATTAAGTATGACTGTCccttatttcattcattatatttttgacTTAAAAATAAGGATATATATTCATGACTTTTTATGGATGTTATTAATTATGTTAACATAGGATTTCCAAAGTATGTACTTTTATCTTACCTACTTACCAGCATAATGTGAACATCTAACACATTAAACATAACATGATTAATCATAACCTAATCAGACTTGCAGACAACATACCTGTCTCAGTCCAGGCATGCCTCAGTCCATCTCCATGGATATCTGCACCACTCCAATATGAGCCATCCAACTACATTCCTTTCATGCCTTCCATTCTGGATAAAGGAGGGTGGATGATGGAGAAGCAAAAGAAACCGACAACGAGACAACGCCACCGTGAGAGTTGAGTAGAACCCACCGGCTCTCGCCCCATTAGAAGCGAGGGAGCACCAACCCTATGGGGGTCACAGCCATCCAGCGGACATCCTATAACCCCCCACCGGCTGCACCCCTGGTATGTTCGGCTGCACCACAGTCCCATTCCGTGACTTGGGGAGCATCTGAGCCTGGACCTCCCCAGGGGACTGCCCCTCCTCACCGGGGGACGGGGTGGGGGTTGCTGAGGAAGTCATCCCCCCTGGAGAGGTCTGCAGAACTGGGGGAGGTGCAGGGGGTGGCTGAACCACAGGGTGCAACTTTTCTTCCTCCAGCCTCCTGGCGTGCGTGCCGCTGAGCCGCCTCCGTGCCTGGGTGGCTGGCACCACACCTTCCGGAAGCTCTGCAGTCCTCGTCGGCACACTGGAGGCCCGCTGGAGGTTGGTCGCTCCCGACCCGCCCTCACCTCGGCCCACGGCAGCCTCAGCGGAGCTCTGCCTCTCCCCTCGAAACCGGAAGCGGACAGGATGAGCGAGGGCGGAGAAGGAGAAAGTCTTGCCCCCACCACCACTCCCGTCCTTCCCCCCACGCTTCCGGAAGTAGTGGTGCTTGAGTCGCAGGGTGGCCACTTTCCCTCGCGGGTGCGCTGCGGGTTCCTCCGACTCTGACGAGGATGACCTCCCGTCTTCGCCCCTCTCCCCAcattcatcctcctcctcctccgtggGCAGTGTCCTTGGCGTCTGGATGCGGCGCGGAGGGCTCCCACACACCGAATCCTCAGAACGGCTGCGGCCCACGAGCCGACGCACCCGGCCGCTGCCCTTTGCCGCCTCGATGATGGTGCCCCATCGCCTCTTGGACCGCCTGGAGCCCCTGCGAGCAGGAGCCCATTTAGCACAAGTACCATTATATGAAAGAATGCATTGCCATGATTATTGATAATACTTTAACTGTGTGGGATATAGTGGTAGCTTGTCTGGTGTTTTTTAGTGAAGTGTCACTTCACCTTTATTTCAAGAGAATATATATGAGAATTTcagttcataataatttggaaaaatcatgaatttatatgaaGTTTTTCATGCGCACCATTCATAAAACTATGAAGAAACTGGAAGTGTAATGTTATTGCAGGATGCTAACATATGCATTCATCAACACTTTTCAAGTCCCTTTGGTAAGTGAAGGGCCCAGTTCCACCACTTTATTCACAATTAGGAGTGAGGAATGACAAGGGAAAGAAGAGTATGTGCTTgtatatcaatatttaaaatattacttcattcattcacatgacGTCTTAAGCAAAAACATACAAACAAAtccacaggtaaggaaagaaatagATAGTAACATTTaatagaaaaatgatgaggaaaatggtgctgtggtagatggaaaatgccagaaatcagagagtaaaaatgtggcctgactgggactcaaacccagaacctcccgcTTGCTGGCCGGGTGCTCAACCAATTGCACTATTGGGACggttagatttaccatgattttggTGGGGGTTTATACACAGCATAATTTAGTTCAGTTTCTACATTTATAACACaaaacattacatgaaaatatgtaCATAGTATCGTGTGTTTGGTTAAGAAGCATCTTTAGCTGGCAAGGCTACCACCAGCTAGGTGGCATAATTTTCTTAGCACTTATCTTGAACTTTCTCTAAATTACTTACAATGAACTTTCTCACAGTTCATGATATGCCACTCCCACTAGCATTGCCAGTGGTCTGGCAGCTTGTTTGCATTCTTCCACGGGCAACATATAAATTTGTGGATATTTCCTACGACAACAACCATGCCCTCACGTTTTAAGATAATTAGTTAAGATAATTTatcaattgtgcgaaaaatccacagagaaaaaaatcattcgccttgaccgggtgaatgattttttctctgtggatttttcgcacaattgtgcattgcgggtgactcccgtaaaagttatcaccgtggctagtcccggtatacttaaataatttatcaagATAATTAGTGATTTTCTGAATGAATATGAGGGATTCAAAGATGAAGTCAAATTGCCAAGCATCACTGCTGCTATATGATCTGCACTTGATAGTAACTGCTAAATAATATGATTCAGTGCCATAAACTTCAAGATAAACTTCAGAAATATAATTCAATTGTTCGATCCTGCATTCTTCTTTCTCAGTATGACCAAAAAGACATGTACATATGTCAGTATAGCAGCCCCTTCTGCTACACTTTCTTACCAGATGAAGACAAAACTGATGCCACAAGGAATCATATGTTTTGTGCATCATTTAAGACAGTGGTCAAACCCAAATCACaaaaaactgataatttttttaaacttattgattttttaaccATCTTATCCTTTCATTCTCCTGAAAGGGAGCTGAAGTTAAATAATCAAAAGCCATTAATTTCTCAGAGGAAAAATTTCCATTCACTGAATAAAAACAACTGTTGACAAGATCCCATTTTTAAGCCATAAAATTTTTACGATGATAGCATTACTAAGCAATAGGAAATACatgaggaaaaaaagacaaaatataaccAGTAAAGTGGGACTACTGTATGCTCTTGCAAGCTCTTGTATCTCTAGGAACAAGAAACAGTTCAAGAGAAGAGACATTCAATGAATGCAGTCCTGCCTTCTGCTTTCTTCTTCCTCAAGTGCGGCGGCCAGCGCCGCTGCAGATGCAGCTGTCGGAGGACTTGGGAACTGCGAGTCATGGGTGGAGTCCGCCAAGGCATTGTTCGAGGCCCCAGGAGGTGGAGCAATGTTAAAGCCCTTCATTAGCCTTCGTTCCTTTTGCCTATTCTTCTTCCCGCCAGCACCTGAAATGAATGATTCTTAGAGTTATCTCAGTTCACTCAGTAAAATCATAAGTTCCGTAAAATTTTAGCGTTGACAATTGAAAAAATCCACCTATTTACCATCCATGATATGAATGAATCCATCTATGATATCAGCTGTTTTCCAATAAATTTCCAAAAGCTATAAAGTAATCCTACACAATTTTGGGAATCCAGCTATGGAAAAATAGTTACCATAAGCTCACTATTCGATAACATACTTTCTATTCAGAAGTGGTGAATTGATTGAAATTTAGCAGAAGTTAATTCACAGTTCAAATCTCAATTTTCAAATTGGTTTCATCGATGTGCAATGCAACATTGAAATTCCAGACTTTTAATGTAattccaggaaaaatatttttcatcagcaTAAAGTCAGAACACTTATTAGTATTCTAAATATAGAGATACTAGGACTAATTATGATGGCAAGAATTGAAGAGGCTATAATGACCTAAGTTGAAAAAATCCTTTCCCAATTTATATTGAAACCCTTCAATCATATCTGAGGAgaatataatatcataaaaataatttacatatacCCATTTTACTCACACAAATGAGAAATGCaaacccaaaattaaaaaaagtagaaCCTATGCCCCAtgatttgatgtaaataaaaatataatggattaTTTACCTTGGCCACCATGCCCAGCTGCCGTGGAGGTGTTCATTCCAGAGTTCTTAAGGATTTCTATGAGCTCGCAACGGAAAGCTGAAATAtcctgcttgatttcgttgacaTCATCTTCTGTCACCCCTTGGCTCTCTGCTTTTCGTTGTTCAACCGTGACGTAACGCCGGACCAAGTTGCGCATTATGCTCTGTGCAagcagtaattatttttttaaacaaattcgttACATTTTTCAAGCTATCATTACCAAAAATATATGCGAAAAGGGAGAAAAGAGAcagaaagagaggaagagagtGAATGGATTTTACTTAGGCATGTACACGTAAACAAAATGGTGATGAGAGAGAAAGGTTCAGGGCAAATGATGGGAATCATCGTTATAACAAGCGTGCAGGCTCTCACAACATAACAAAAGTTTTGCTGCCAATTGCACTGCACaagtatttttagaatttaaaaaaattttacgcTGGTACATACATAGATTGGAAGAAAAAGTTACAGCATCTAGAAAAGCTTTATTTTAGCTGAAGCCTAGGTTTTAGCATCAAATTTAATTGatcaaaaattataatgaagaCAATATCAATGTTTAATAATGTAGCACGAGCATATAACCATCACTTTTTGGGTTTTTTATATACTACATGATTGATGCTACCGTACCAAAACACAATAGGAAAATAGCATTATGAAACTAGATTAATGATCATTTCCATGCATTATATCTCTTACGCCAAATGAATAAAGAGTATGAATAAGGAATAAAGATGTCCTCAGAACTAAATTCATGAGATAAAGTCAGGttattaagtaattattaaataatggagTATCTTTGTTTAATTGAGTatcaaaaaaactattaaaaagcACCTAACTAATGATTAGCTTCATATTCTTTGTACTATTGccataaaaaacatgaaaagttATAGAACATATGGTGAAATTGTTAAGCCCATGcgtaattaaaaattgtaaagggATATCAAAAGTACATTTAAGGTACATACACAAACAGTGGCAGCAAGACTACAAATAAAGGTGTAAAGACAACATCTCATACAAAACATCTACACAgggatttatttttcaactaaaaaatatgatacttttGCTAAATACTAAATCactaaaaatgacatttttaaacttGAATTTCTCATAGAAAAACTATCTTTCCAGAGaaagaaaagtattttcatttttaacataatcaggtagatatttgatttttttaaacacagcTTCATTCTTTTTTCAGGTATGCTTGCATTTGCATTTTCTGTCTTAAAACCAGCCGAAATGACTTTCATAACCTAAACCTACACTATGAGCACCAATGCAAAGCCTCAAAGGCATGGACCCTAAGGCTAATAGGAGAAAACTTCGATACATCGGTCACTATCAGCACCTTAACTTGGCTGAAAATTCTGTAGGACACCAGATTGTTATTTAAACTGGGTAATGATAAATTGGAGGGAAAAGGAGGGATGAGGAAACCCTTCTTTTTTACCTTGATGAAAAAGAGGCTTTCATACCATATAATCAGCAAATTATATTGATTAATAACATGGGTTGAAATCAGGATGGAAATCTTTGCATTTTTTAGGGGAATCATCGATCGCATTACGAAATACTAAAGATTTGTGACATGATAACTTCTTTCAGTCTCATGTTCAAAAAAGTAATCCACtttcacaaaaattttctctGCAAGATGCATGTGGTTAAGTATCACACAATTAATGCTcttcattttccataaatattctcaattttcagTCAGTAGCTAGCCAGGATATTAATTAAACCTTGGAAAATGAGCTCAACTGTGTTAATAAATAGTCTATAAGATTTGTTCAACcagattttcaaatgacaaaTAAGAAATCTGTGACAATACCAGTTCCAAGCTGATGAAAGTCGTAGAGA from Ischnura elegans chromosome 7, ioIscEleg1.1, whole genome shotgun sequence encodes the following:
- the LOC124162513 gene encoding uncharacterized protein LOC124162513 — its product is MVLVLNGLLLAGAPGGPRGDGAPSSRRQRAAAGCVGSWAAAVLRIRCVGALRAASRRQGHCPRRRRRMNVGRGAKTGGHPRQSRRNPQRTREGKWPPCDSSTTTSGSVGGRTGVVVGARLSPSPPSLILSASGFEGRGRAPLRLPWAEVRAGRERPTSSGPPVCRRGLQSFRKVWCQPPRHGGGSAARTPGGWRKKSCTLWFSHPLHLPQFCRPLQGG